A genomic stretch from Aedes albopictus strain Foshan chromosome 2, AalbF5, whole genome shotgun sequence includes:
- the LOC134286116 gene encoding uncharacterized protein LOC134286116 — MEEQRQLQLTNRRTTLMASLGRAEQFVSKYQADRDQAQVPLRIENIDNVWMGLEDVQTQLEELEITEEGREQNNQIRSKFESVYFKVKAALNSLLPANPIQTPSAIPNPPANLLSGIKLPTISLPEFDGDYNQWLAFHDTFVALIHSNADVPDVQKFHYLRAALKGEAAQLIESIAISSANYTVAWQTLTTRYANDYLLKKRHLQALLDCPRMKRESAEALHSLVDEYQRHTKILHQLQEPVDQWSTMLEHLLCIRLDDGTLKAWEDYATTVANPNYTCLVDFLQRRIRVLESMSVNHQSHNSQTPVNQVPLHRKPLFHKVTTHAVAEEQPKCYACNQYHFLIKCPRFEKMNVSDRMRLVDNNRLCQNCFRHDHFARNCQSKYSCRHCQRRHHTLLHHTNSFNESTLQTSSSRFANQPIHAPNPLSNRNNAPSTTYICASSSSHANDPAPTSNSNVLLSTVVLLIIDSNGAAHPARALLDSGSQSNIMSERLCQMLKLRRRVVNIPVHGVGESASNVKHSVHSSIRSRRNDFQIDLDFLVLPRVTIDLPAETFPASNWQIPSDLFLADPSFNKTGAIDLLLGAEHFYNFVNTGTQIEQDQKPLLVDSVFGWIVVGRNQFPSAPQPTVCHVSVSDPLHDAVERFWKIKEVSKTPNYSVVEQQCESHFVENVIRTPEVRNMICLPRHSERRLQRDPNMKQEFQNFHSEYESLGNPRIVPSNEPEPPQTYIPHLPVGKESHTTTKVGPEVQGEMLTLIPTNPHVLPTFADASEQAHRACTYARSTDSNGGIDDQPIAVKSSVAPLKLLSIPRFELSAAVLAARLRAEILEALTMSIDSSYFWSDSSVTLEWLRSPPHVWKIFIANRVSETQTTNQGSEWNHVVGFLNPANLITRGMKVKEFLSSDLWHYGPSWLCRRREQWPSSPKTDNLPDDILERRVTVAAVQTRPTVNEILLRTSFYLRLQRFTNACRRRRSSDQPERSTVLTVKELSKSRLKLVERNSSAEEFRDLCRGKPVSKRSNLRLLSSFHDSDGIIRVGGRLSLSQQPYHAKHPILLPSSHPFTRSVATYYHLQLLHGGGRVTFATMRQEYWRIQARRLLNTILRRCFPCARASPTPATTRSFQEQIQRFCGERSISTNCRRKAAEQHRVLPINLEEWLFWWTNLFHQQDGH, encoded by the coding sequence ATGGAGGAACAACGCCAGCTTCAGCTAACCAACCGCCGCACGACCCTCATGGCTTCACTGGGGAGAGCCGAGCAGTTTGTGTCCAAATATCAAGCCGACCGTGATCAAGCCCAAGTGCCGCTACGCATCGAGAACATCGACAACGTGTGGATGGGACTGGAGGATGTTCAAACGCAACTTGAAGAACTGGAGATCACCGAAGAAGGTAGGGAACAGAACAATCAAATCCGTTCCAAATTCGAATCCGTTTACTTCAAAGTGAAGGCTGCTCTAAATTCCCTCTTACCCGCTAATCCAATCCAAACTCCAAGCGCAATCCCTAACCCTCCAGCCAATTTGCTTTCTGGCATCAAGCTTCCGACCATTTCGTTGCCAGAGTTCGATGGCGACTATAATCAATGGCTGGCTTTTCATGACACGTTTGTTGCCCTGATACACTCTAACGCTGACGTCCCCGACGTGCAAAAATTCCATTATCTCCGCGCCGCCTTGAAAGGTGAAGCGGCCCAGCTGATTGAGTCGATCGCAATTAGCTCTGCCAATTATACCGTCGCCTGGCAGACGCTTACCACCCGCTACGCCAACGACTACCTGCTCAAAAAGCGCCACTTGCAAGCCCTCCTAGATTGTCCCCGCATGAAAAGAGAATCCGCCGAAGCTCTGCATAGCCTTGTTGATGAGTACCAACGCCATACAAAAATTCTCCACCAACTCCAAGAACCCGTTGATCAATGGAGCACAATGCTCGAGCATCTGCTCTGCATCCGCCTTGACGATGGTACCCTCAAGGCCTGGGAGGATTATGCTACTACCGTCGCTAACCCAAACTACACCTGTCTCGTAGATTTTCTACAACGTAGGATCCGTGTTCTAGAATCGATGTCCGTCAACCACCAGTCGCATAACTCGCAAACGCCAGTCAATCAAGTCCCTCTCCATCGAAAGCCATTGTTCCACAAAGTTACCACTCACGCCGTCGCAGAAGAACAGCCCAAATGCTACGCTTGCAATCAGTATCACTTTCTCATTAAATGTCCCCGCTTTGAGAAAATGAACGTGTCTGACCGTATGAGACTAGTCGACAACAATCGTCTTTGTCAGAATTGTTTCCGCCACGATCACTTTGCTCGAAATTGCCAGTCAAAATATTCCTGCCGACACTGCCAAAGAAGACACCACACCCTGTTGCACCACACCAACAGCTTCAATGAATCCACTCTCCAAACATCATCATCGCGATTCGCCAATCAACCCATTCATGCGCCCAATCCGTTGTCAAATCGAAACAATGCTCCATCCACTACCTACATATGCGCGAGCTCCTCCTCGCATGCAAACGATCCCGCGCCGACATCGAATTCCAACGTTCTGCTTTCCACCGTCGTTCTATTGATCATCGATTCGAATGGTGCTGCTCATCCTGCACGAGCATTGTTGGATAGCGGCTCTCAATCTAACATAATGAGCGAGAGGCTGTGCCAGATGTTGAAACTGAGACGACGTGTCGTAAACATCCCCGTCCATGGTGTAGGTGAATCAGCCTCTAATGTGAAGCACAGCGTTCACTCTTCCATTCGCTCCAGAAGGAATGATTTCCAAATCGACCTCGATTTTCTAGTCCTGCCTCGTGTCACAATAGACCTGCCCGCTGAGACGTTTCCAGCCAGCAACTGGCAAATTCCAAGCGATTTGTTCCTAGCCGACCCCAGCTTCAACAAAACCGGGGCAATTGATTTGCTTCTGGGAGCGGAACATTTCTACAATTTCGTCAACACTGGGACACAAATCGAACAGGATCAAAAGCCTCTGCTAGTCGACAGTGTCTTTGGATGGATTGTTGTCGGAAGAAACCAATTTCCGTCCGCCCCACAGCCAACGGTATGCCATGTGTCCGTATCAGATCCCCTCCATGACGCCGTCGAACGTTTCTGGAAAATTAAGGAAGTTAGTAAAACGCCCAACTACTCCGTCGTAGAGCAGCAATGTGAATCGCATTTCGTCGAAAATGTTATCCGCACCCCCGAAGTTCGGAACATGATTTGCCTTCCACGCCACTCCGAGAGACGATTACAACGAGATCCCAATATGAAGCAGGAGTTCCAGAATTTCCACTCTGAGTATGAATCCCTAGGTAACCCACGCATTGTTCCTTCGAACGAACCCGAACCTCCGCAGACCTACATTCCCCATCTGCCGGTGGGGAAGGAATCACATACCACTACAAAGGTGGGACCAGAAGTGCAAGGCGAAATGCTCACTCTCATCCCCACGAATCCACACGTACTCCCCACGTTTGCCGACGCTTCCGAGCAAGCACACAGAGCATGCACCTACGCAAGATCCACCGATTCCAATGGTGGAATTGACGACCAGCCAATAGCGGTCAAATCAAGTGTTGCGCCTCTCAAACTCCTTTCGATTCCACGCTTTGAACTATCGGCCGCCGTGCTTGCTGCTCGACTACGCGCTGAAATCCTCGAAGCACTCACCATGTCCATCGATTCATCCTACTTCTGGTCCGACTCGTCAGTCACACTCGAATGGTTACGCTCCCCTCCGCATGTTTGGAAAATCTTCATCGCCAATCGAGTATCGGAAACCCAAACTACGAACCAAGGATCGGAATGGAACCATGTTGTAGGATTCCTCAACCCGGCAAACCTTATTACGAGAGGAATGAAGGTGAAGGAGTTTCTGAGCAGTGATTTGTGGCACTACGGTCCATCCTGGCTGTGTCGTCGAAGAGAGCAGTGGCCAAGTTCACCAAAAACGGACAACCTTCCTGACGACATTCTGGAGAGGCGAGTAACGGTGGCGGCCGTCCAAACCAGGCCAACAGTTAACGAGATACTCTTACGAACATCATTCTACTTGAGACTGCAACGGTTCACCAACGCTTGCAGACGACGAAGGTCATCCGATCAACCAGAAAGAAGCACCGTACTCACCGTGAAGGAACTATCGAAATCTCGCCTGAAGCTGGTGGAAAGGAATTCTTCAGCTGAGGAGTTTAGGGATTTGTGTAGAGGGAAGCCAGTTTCGAAACGGTCTAATTTGCGCTTGTTGAGTTCATTCCATGATTCCGACGGAATCATTCGAGTTGGGGGAAGACTAAGCCTCTCACAGCAGCCATACCACGCCAAGCATCCAATCCTACTCCCCAGTTCCCATCCATTCACACGTTCTGTTGCTACCTACTATCACCTCCAACTGCTGCACGGTGGCGGCCGTGTAACATTCGCAACAATGCGGCAAGAATATTGGCGTATCCAAGCGCGACGGCTGCTAAACACCATCCTGCGACGCTGTTTCCCATGTGCACGCGCATCTCCAACACCGGCAACTACCAGAAGCTTCCAGGAACAAATCCAACGTTTCTGTGGCGAACGGAGTATTTCCACGAATTGCAGAAGAAAGGCAGCAGAACAACACCGAGTACTGCCTATCAACCTGGAAGAATGGTTATTCTGGTGGACGAATCTCTTCCACCAACAAGATGGCCACTAG